A window from Amblyomma americanum isolate KBUSLIRL-KWMA chromosome 7, ASM5285725v1, whole genome shotgun sequence encodes these proteins:
- the LOC144098984 gene encoding uncharacterized protein LOC144098984, whose product MECYEDPENPGQVYVRLLRQDLLEELVMSKKRGRLVVLMVDEEFLVYRPTNGTRMTSPPNVDLLVKDVSKVLGRDVWSVGKNNASKDSSVHIFTDMDLYDLSDLLAKELNVRVFCHLFHRVS is encoded by the coding sequence ATGGAGTGCTACGAAGACCCTGAGAACCCGGGCCAGGTCTACGTCCGCCTGCTTCGCCAGGACCTGCTGGAAGAACTGGTGATGTCCAAGAAGCGCGGCAGGCTCGTCGTGCTTATGGTGGACGAGGAGTTCCTCGTGTACCGTCCTACGAACGGAACCAGGATGACCTCCCCGCCGAACGTTGACCTCCTGGTTAAGGACGTGAGCAAGGTCCTCGGCCGAGATGTCTGGAGCGTCGGCAAGAATAACGCGTCCAAGGATTCGTCGGTGCACATCTTCACTGACATGGACCTTTACGATCTATCCGACCTGTTGGCCAAGGAACTGAACGTGCGGGTTTTTTGCCATCTGTTCCATCGGGTGAGCTGA